One genomic window of Arachis hypogaea cultivar Tifrunner chromosome 8, arahy.Tifrunner.gnm2.J5K5, whole genome shotgun sequence includes the following:
- the LOC112705709 gene encoding protein NLP5 — protein MRDGGVLSSGTMLEPTPPPPPPPPPPPPPAPPPSEVATTTTSISMDYDYINELFVDGCWLAASSSSAAAAAADGSADFYVPSPSFSNPIFDPFSWPCLDTEQIESQEREREQEHEHEKQQQPPPFSHDLVVAANSCSRNQQQQYHHYENQSVENNNPNPNNPSEFFRRWWIAPSSNPGPGSYVVEKLLKALMCIKDVNRNKDMLIQIWIPVMNRGGTQILRTNGLPFSLESRSVNLAKYREISEVYQFSAEEDSKELVPGLPGRVYKEKVPEWTPDVRFFRSYEYPRVDHAQVYDVRGSLALPIFEQGSKNCLGVVEVVMTQQKINYRPELESVCQALEAVNLTSSKLPTIQNVKHTSCEKSYETALPEIQEVLRSACEIHKLPLAQTWIPCIKQGKEGCRHSEDNYPHCISPVEHACYVGDPSIQVFHEACSEHHLLKGQGVAGGAFMTNQPCFAPDITLLSKTDYPLSHHARMFGLRAAVAIRLRSIYNSSDDFVLEFFLPLECIDNDEQKKMLTSLSLIIQRVCHSLRVISDKELEEETDFSVEEVIAHEDSGTFASAAAWPEPLQSQIVASLGAQEKSSETMGTSFSDQRQQQQESSVLKGNLDSNGECSTYNVGNLSSKTGDKKKSKVDKTITLQVLRQHFAGSLKDAAKNIGVCTTTLKRICRQHGIKRWPSRKIKKVGHSLQKLQLVIDSVQGASGAFQIDSFYSKFPDLAASPNLSGTSLFSNLKQCDNNPNSLSIQPDPGSLSPEGASKSPSSSCSQSSISSHPCSSMAEQQNHHLTNNNFDSSKDQMVLLVGENSSGDGLLKRIRSEAELKSLNEDRVKIVMPRSQSQETLGQHNVQNGHHGSLSRTKSKGTQKEDAAYRVKVTYGDEKARFKMPKNWGYEDLVQEVGRRFCISDMSKFDVKYLDDDYEWVLLTCDDDLEECIEVCQSSESTTIKLCLQLSNTNHSMRNPLEFR, from the exons ATGAGAGATGGTGGAGTGTTATCATCAGGTACCATGCTGGAAcctactcctcctcctcctcctcctcctccaccaccaccaccaccagcaccacctccttcagaggtagcaacaacaacaacatcaatatCAATGGACTATGATTACATCAATGAACTCTTTGTAGATGGTTGCTGGTtagcagcttcttcttcttctgctgctgctgctgctgctgatggATCTGCTGATTTCTATGTGCCAAGTCCTTCTTTTTCAAACCCCATATTTGATCCATTCTCTTGGCCTTGCTTGGATACTGAACAAATTGAATCCCAAGAACGAGAACGAGAACAAGAACAtgaacatgaaaaacaacaacaaccaccacctTTTAGCCATGACTTAGTTGTTGCTGCTAATAGTTGTAGCCGGAATCAGCAACAACAGTATCATCACTATGAGAATCAGTCAGTGGAAAACAATAATCCAAATCCTAATAATCCTTCTGAGTTTTTCAGAAGGTGGTGGATTGCACCAAGTTCTAATCCGGGACCTGGATCTTATGTCGTTGAGAAGCTATTGAAGGCACTCATGTGTATCAAAGATGTGAACAGAAACAAAGACATGCTTATACAAATATGGATTCCAGTTATGAACAGAGGAGGCACTCAGATTCTCAGAACCAATGGGCTTCCATTCTCACTTGAATCAAGGTCTGTGAACCTTGCAAAGTACAGGGAAATCTCGGAGGTGTACCAGTTCTCTGCCGAGGAGGATTCGAAGGAGTTGGTGCCCGGATTGCCAGGGAGAGTTTACAAGGAGAAGGTTCCTGAGTGGACTCCTGATGTTAGATTCTTCAGGAGCTATGAATATCCAAGAGTTGACCATGCTCAAGTCTATGATGTGAGAGGATCATTGGCACTTCCAATCTTTGAGCAAGGTAGCAAGAATTGCTTAGGTGTTGTTGAAGTTGTCATGACTCAACAGAAAATCAACTATCGCCCTGAACTTGAAAGTGTTTGCCAAGCACTTGAG GCTGTTAATCTTACAAGCTCAAAACTTCCAACTATTCAGAATGTGAag catACATCATGTGAAAAGTCCTATGAAACTGCATTGCCTGAGATTCAAGAAGTATTAAGATCTGCATGTGAAATTCACAAATTGCCATTGGCACAGACATGGATTCCATGCATCAAACAAGGCAAAGAAGGATGCCGGCACTCAGAAGACAACTATCCACACTGCATATCTCCAGTGGAGCATGCTTGCTATGTTGGTGACCCTTCAATCCAGGTCTTTCATGAGGCATGCTCTGAGCATCACTTGTTAAAAGGCCAAGGTGTTGCCGGCGGAGCATTCATGACGAATCAGCCTTGCTTCGCACCCGACATAACTTTGTTAAGCAAGACAGACTATCCACTTTCTCATCATGCAAGGATGTTTGGATTGCGCGCTGCAGTCGCCATACGCTTGCGAAGCATCTATAATAGTTCAGATGACTTTGTTCTTGAGTTCTTCTTGCCTTTGGAATGCATTGACAATGATGAACAGAAGAAGATGCTCACTTCATTGTCATTGATCATACAAAGGGTTTGCCATAGCTTGAGGGTTATATCAGATAAGGAATTGGAGGAGGAAACTGATTTTTCAGTTGAAGAAGTGATAGCTCATGAAGATAGTGGCACTTTTGCTAGTGCTGCAGCGTGGCCAGAACCACTGCAGAGTCAAATTGTTGCTTCATTGGGTGCTCAAGAAAAATCAAGTGAAACTATGGGGACGAGTTTCTCCGACCAAAGGCAACAACAGCAAGAGAGTTCTGTTTTGAAAGGGAACCTTGACTCTAATGGGGAGTGTTCTACTTATAATGTCGGGAACTTGTCAAGTAAAACCGGAGACAAGAAGAAGAGCAAAGTAGATAAGACTATCACTCTGCAAGTTCTTCGCCAACACTTCGCCGGAAGCCTAAAAGATGCAGCAAAGAACATTGGTG TTTGTACTACAACGTTAAAAAGGATCTGCCGGCAACATGGGATAAAACGTTGGCCTTCAAGGAAGATCAAGAAGGTTGGTCATTCCTTGCAGAAGCTTCAACTTGTAATCGACTCGGTCCAAGGTGCTTCTGGTGCATTCCAAATAGATTCCTTCTATTCAAAATTCCCAGACTTAGCTGCTTCTCCAAATCTATCAGGAACAAGCCTGTTCTCAAATCTCAAGCAATGTGATAATAATCCAAACTCACTAAGCATACAGCCGGATCCTGGTTCGCTGAGTCCGGAAGGCGCATCAAAATCGCCGTCCTCTTCTTGCAGCCAGAGCTCGATTTCTAGCCATCCATGTTCCAGCATGGCTGAGCAACAGAATCATCATCTCacaaataataattttgataGTAGCAAAGATCAAATGGTGTTATTGGTTGGAGAGAATTCTAGCGGCGATGGCTTGTTGAAGAGGATAAGAAGTGAAGCAGAATTGAAAAGCTTGAATGaagatagagtaaaaatagtCATGCCAAGATCGCAAAGTCAAGAAACACTTGGTCAACATAACGTTCAAAATGGGCACCATGGATCATTGTCAAGAACCAAAAGCAAAGGGACTCAAAAGGAGGATGCAGCTTATAGAGTGAAAGTAACATATGGGGATGAGAAAGCAAGGTTCAAGATGCCTAAGAATTGGGGCTATGAAGATCTTGTGCAAGAAGTTGGTAGGAGATTCTGCATAAGTGACATGAGCAAATTTGATGTCAAATATTTGGATGATGATTATGAATGGGTGCTACTAACCTGTGATGATGATTTAGAAGAATGCATTGAAGTTTGTCAATCATCTGAGAGCACCACCATCAAGCTTTGTCTTCAACTCTCTAATACTAATCATAGTATGCGAAACCCTTTAGAATTTAGATAG
- the LOC112704902 gene encoding uncharacterized protein, whose amino-acid sequence MLKEPAVTLHLTKADPSWLDPIVDFLKSGKLPDDEKVAKVLRREAAKYTTIQGQLYKKGLSQPLLKCLHPEQMDYVLKEVHEGCCGHHIGGKALARKLIRAGYYWPSMMEDSKEFVITRFGIPEVVISDNRTQFTDKKFIEFLNGLGIKQRFSSVEHPQTNGQVESVNKIILQGLKKRLGDKKGAWADELASILWSYRTTEQSSTRETPFRLTYGVDAMVPMEIGEPSP is encoded by the exons ATGCTAAAAGAACCGGCAGTTACCCTCCACTTGACAAAGGCAGACCCCTCTTGGTTGGACCCAATCGTCGATTTCCTTAAAAGCGGCAAACTCCCTGACGACGAGAAAGTAGCTAAAGTGCTGAGAAGGGAGGCAGCAAAATACACGACCATACAGGGACAACTGTATaaaaagggactcagccagcCCCTACTGAAGTGCCTACACCCCGAACAAATGGATTACGTGCTCAAGGAAGTCCACGAAGGGTGCTGCGGCCATCatatcgggggcaaagccctagcaagaaaACTCATCCGAGCTGGATACTACTGGCCGTCGATGATGGAAGATTCCaaagaattt gtaaTCACTCGATTTGGCATCCCAGAagtcgtcatctcggacaacAGGACGCAATTcactgacaaaaagttcatagAATTCCTCAACGGCCTGGGTATAAAGCAGAGGTTCTCTTCAGTAGAGCACCCCCAGACAAATGGACAAGTCGAGTCCGTAAATAAGATAATCTTACAAGGCCTCAAGAAGCGGCTGGGTGACAAAAAAGGTGCATGGGCTGATGAACTCGCTTCAATCCTTTGGTCTTACCGAACAACCGAGCAATCCTCCACGAGAGAAACCCCTTTCCGCCTGACATACGGAGTAGATGCGATGGTACCCATGGAAATAGGCGAGCCGAGCCCATGA